In Vibrio lentus, a single genomic region encodes these proteins:
- the rluB gene encoding 23S rRNA pseudouridine(2605) synthase RluB, with protein sequence MSEKLQKVLARAGHGSRRELEGLIKSGRVSVNGQVAKLGERLEDENSVIRIDGHTITGKASEEVVCRVLAYYKPEGELCTRHDPEGRRTVFDRLPKIRGSRWISVGRLDANTSGLLLFTTDGELANRLMHPSRQVEREYLVRVFGEVTEQKVKNVTRGVQLEDGMARFEDVVYAGGEGMNHTFYVAINEGRNREVRRLWESQETTVSRLKRVRYGDIYLDKKLPRGGWKELDLQEVNYLRELVELQPEKETLLDLDPANTSRKRERSRSQKIRRAVKRHEERANAPKGRSNQTKRKKPATRGTTTPDSGRSAPATNGKPQSTKKPKLNNGRPAKPAKPRSRK encoded by the coding sequence ATGAGCGAAAAATTACAGAAGGTTTTAGCGCGAGCTGGTCACGGTTCTCGTCGTGAACTAGAAGGTTTAATCAAATCTGGTCGTGTAAGTGTTAACGGTCAAGTTGCGAAGTTGGGTGAGCGTCTTGAAGACGAGAACTCAGTGATCCGTATCGATGGCCACACTATTACAGGCAAAGCCTCTGAAGAAGTGGTTTGTCGTGTACTTGCTTACTACAAACCTGAAGGTGAGCTTTGTACTCGTCACGATCCTGAAGGTCGCCGTACTGTTTTCGATCGTCTACCTAAGATCCGTGGTTCTCGTTGGATTTCAGTTGGTCGTCTTGATGCAAACACATCAGGCCTACTGTTGTTCACAACCGATGGTGAACTAGCTAACCGCCTAATGCACCCAAGCCGTCAGGTTGAGCGTGAGTACCTAGTACGTGTATTTGGTGAAGTAACCGAGCAAAAAGTTAAGAACGTGACTCGTGGCGTTCAACTTGAAGATGGTATGGCTCGTTTCGAAGATGTGGTTTACGCTGGCGGTGAAGGTATGAACCATACTTTCTACGTAGCAATTAACGAAGGTCGTAACCGTGAGGTTCGTCGTCTTTGGGAATCACAAGAAACAACAGTAAGCCGTCTGAAACGTGTACGTTACGGTGATATCTATCTTGATAAGAAACTGCCTCGTGGCGGTTGGAAAGAGCTAGACCTTCAAGAAGTAAACTACTTGCGTGAGCTTGTTGAACTTCAGCCAGAAAAAGAGACACTGTTGGATCTTGATCCTGCAAACACTTCTCGTAAGCGTGAGCGTTCTCGTAGCCAGAAAATTCGTCGTGCTGTTAAGCGTCACGAAGAGCGCGCAAATGCTCCTAAAGGCCGTAGCAACCAGACTAAGCGTAAGAAGCCTGCAACTCGCGGTACTACAACACCTGATTCAGGTCGTAGTGCTCCAGCGACCAATGGCAAACCTCAGTCTACCAAAAAGCCTAAATTGAACAACGGACGCCCGGCTAAACCGGCTAAGCCAAGATCACGTAAGTAA
- a CDS encoding HI1450 family dsDNA-mimic protein — MTEANDLMSYDDAIDTAYDIFLEMAADNLEPADVILFTAQFEDRGAAELVETGDDWVEHVGFEVDKEIYAEVRIGLVNEADDVLDDVFARLLISRDPEHKFCHMLWKRD, encoded by the coding sequence ATGACCGAAGCTAACGACCTAATGTCTTACGACGACGCAATTGACACTGCATACGACATCTTTCTAGAGATGGCTGCTGATAATCTTGAACCTGCAGACGTGATCTTATTCACGGCTCAGTTTGAAGATCGTGGCGCTGCAGAACTTGTTGAAACTGGTGACGATTGGGTTGAACATGTTGGCTTTGAAGTCGACAAAGAGATCTACGCTGAAGTACGCATTGGTCTTGTAAATGAAGCTGATGATGTCTTAGATGACGTATTCGCTCGTCTACTGATCAGCCGTGACCCTGAACACAAGTTCTGTCACATGTTGTGGAAACGCGACTAG
- a CDS encoding RNA methyltransferase, which yields MTKAKTDTLSKGYACVGLVNPKTPENVGSVMRAAGCYGANSVFYTGTRYDHARQFHTDTKEKHLELPLIGVEDLKDIIPVGCVPIAVDLIEGAKPLPDYKHPPRAFYIFGPEDGTLKKEITDFCRETIYVPTNGCMNLAAAVNVILYDRMAKGDNFSNHLKVT from the coding sequence ATGACCAAAGCAAAGACAGATACCCTATCCAAAGGCTATGCCTGTGTTGGATTAGTAAATCCCAAAACCCCTGAAAATGTTGGCTCAGTAATGCGAGCAGCTGGTTGCTACGGAGCAAACTCTGTATTTTATACTGGCACCCGTTATGACCACGCTCGACAATTTCATACCGACACCAAAGAAAAGCATCTTGAGTTGCCTTTGATTGGTGTTGAAGATCTTAAAGATATAATTCCTGTTGGCTGCGTGCCCATCGCGGTTGATTTGATAGAAGGCGCTAAGCCTCTACCTGATTATAAGCACCCACCTCGTGCTTTTTATATCTTCGGCCCTGAAGATGGGACTCTGAAAAAAGAGATCACGGACTTCTGTCGTGAAACCATCTACGTTCCGACTAATGGCTGCATGAATCTTGCTGCCGCGGTCAATGTTATTTTGTATGACCGCATGGCGAAGGGTGATAATTTTTCTAATCATTTGAAAGTGACCTAA
- the efpL gene encoding elongation factor P-like protein EfpL, with protein MPRASEIKKGFAINVDGKTVLVKDIEVTTPGGRGGQKIYRFRGHDVATGVKTEVRHKADEIVETIDVTKRAVMFSYVDGNEYIFMDNEDYTQFIFNGEMIEDELLFINEDTQGMYAILIDGTAATLELPTSVELVIEETDPSIKGASASARTKPARLSTGLTVQVPEYIATGDKVVVNTAERKYMNRAS; from the coding sequence ATGCCTAGAGCAAGTGAGATTAAAAAAGGTTTTGCGATCAATGTTGATGGCAAAACAGTACTAGTTAAAGATATCGAAGTAACAACACCAGGTGGCCGTGGCGGTCAAAAGATTTACCGCTTCCGTGGTCACGATGTAGCAACTGGCGTTAAAACAGAAGTTCGTCACAAGGCTGATGAAATCGTTGAAACGATAGACGTAACTAAGCGTGCAGTGATGTTCTCTTACGTTGATGGCAACGAGTACATCTTCATGGATAACGAAGATTACACACAATTCATCTTCAACGGTGAAATGATCGAAGACGAACTGCTGTTCATCAACGAAGATACGCAAGGTATGTACGCGATTCTTATCGACGGTACTGCGGCGACTCTTGAGCTACCAACTTCAGTTGAGCTAGTAATCGAAGAGACAGACCCTTCAATCAAAGGTGCATCTGCTTCAGCTCGTACTAAGCCAGCTCGTCTGTCTACAGGCCTTACTGTTCAAGTTCCTGAGTACATTGCAACTGGCGACAAAGTTGTTGTGAACACAGCTGAACGTAAATACATGAACCGCGCAAGCTAA
- the rnm gene encoding RNase RNM has translation MRIDLHSHTTASDGRLTPPELIDRALGFNIEALAITDHDTTDGLAEARSYIADNNLPIQLINGIEISTVWQNKDIHIVGLNVDPESPELKALIEQQKQHRVGRAEMIAQRLEKATREGVLEEVKLIAGDAPITRAHFAKWLVDNGYAKTMQQVFKKFLTRNNPGYVPPTWCSMGDAVTAIHAAGGQAVLAHPARYGLTAKWVKRLLAAFVEANGDAMEVAQPQQAQQERRTLADYAIQYKLLASQGSDFHYPSPWMELGRNLWLPSGVEEVWKDWEFQTVSPSE, from the coding sequence ATGAGAATTGATCTACATAGTCATACAACAGCCTCAGATGGCCGACTTACTCCACCTGAACTGATTGACCGAGCGCTAGGCTTTAACATCGAAGCGTTAGCGATTACAGATCATGATACGACTGATGGGCTTGCAGAAGCACGCAGCTATATTGCTGATAACAATCTTCCTATTCAGTTGATTAACGGCATCGAGATCTCAACCGTTTGGCAAAACAAAGATATCCATATTGTTGGGTTAAACGTCGATCCTGAATCACCAGAATTGAAAGCGTTAATTGAACAACAGAAGCAACACCGTGTCGGACGTGCAGAGATGATTGCTCAACGTCTTGAGAAAGCGACTCGTGAAGGTGTGTTGGAAGAGGTTAAGTTGATTGCAGGTGATGCACCAATTACTCGAGCTCACTTTGCGAAATGGTTAGTCGACAATGGCTACGCGAAAACCATGCAGCAGGTGTTTAAAAAGTTTCTTACGCGCAACAATCCAGGTTATGTGCCGCCAACATGGTGCTCAATGGGTGATGCTGTCACGGCAATTCATGCAGCTGGTGGCCAAGCGGTATTAGCTCACCCTGCGCGATATGGCCTGACCGCCAAGTGGGTTAAGCGTCTATTAGCTGCATTTGTTGAAGCAAATGGTGACGCCATGGAAGTGGCTCAACCTCAGCAAGCGCAACAAGAAAGACGCACACTTGCGGATTATGCTATACAATACAAACTATTAGCCTCCCAAGGCAGCGACTTCCATTACCCATCCCCATGGATGGAACTTGGACGTAATCTCTGGCTACCTTCTGGGGTCGAAGAAGTATGGAAAGATTGGGAGTTTCAAACGGTTTCACCATCTGAATAG
- a CDS encoding L-threonylcarbamoyladenylate synthase has translation MSQFFYVHPDNPQARLITQAVAIIRNGGVVVYPTDSGYALGCQLENKQALERICKIRRIDDKHNFTLLCRDLSELSLYARVDNVAFRLLKAHTPGAYTFIFKATKEVPKRLMNAKRKTIGIRVPDNKIALDLLEAMGEPLMSTSLILPGNETTESDPEEIRDSLEHAVDVILNGGYLGEQPTTVIDFSDDDAVVLRRGAGDPAPFE, from the coding sequence ATGAGCCAGTTTTTTTATGTACACCCAGATAACCCACAAGCGCGCTTAATTACTCAAGCGGTTGCGATTATTCGCAATGGCGGCGTTGTGGTTTATCCAACAGATTCAGGTTATGCACTGGGTTGTCAGCTTGAGAATAAACAAGCACTCGAACGCATCTGTAAAATTCGTCGAATCGATGATAAGCATAATTTCACTTTGTTATGCCGTGATCTTTCTGAGTTGTCATTGTATGCACGAGTAGATAACGTGGCTTTCCGTCTGCTTAAGGCGCACACGCCAGGTGCTTACACGTTTATTTTCAAAGCAACAAAAGAAGTGCCAAAGCGTTTGATGAACGCTAAGCGTAAAACGATCGGTATTCGTGTACCGGACAACAAAATTGCCCTAGACCTTCTAGAAGCAATGGGCGAGCCATTGATGTCGACGTCTCTGATTCTTCCGGGTAACGAGACCACTGAATCGGATCCTGAAGAAATTCGTGACAGCCTAGAGCATGCGGTTGATGTCATTTTGAATGGCGGCTACTTAGGTGAGCAACCAACCACGGTTATTGACTTCAGTGACGATGACGCCGTTGTTTTACGTCGTGGTGCCGGTGATCCAGCGCCGTTTGAATAA
- a CDS encoding Trp operon leader peptide: protein MLQEFNQNHKDKDKVLELSSVEASSELNWWRTWTSSWWANVYF, encoded by the coding sequence ATGTTACAAGAATTTAACCAAAACCATAAAGATAAAGATAAAGTTTTAGAACTTTCTTCAGTAGAAGCAAGTTCAGAGCTTAATTGGTGGCGCACTTGGACAAGTTCTTGGTGGGCCAACGTGTACTTCTAA